From a region of the Methanomassiliicoccus sp. genome:
- a CDS encoding glycosyltransferase family 2 protein, which produces MTASKIVVMIPALNEERSIGKVIDDIPRKELMSKGFEVRVVVVDGQSTDRTLAIAREKGAYVLVQKGKGKGLGVRQAIALCDPREVVPKVLALTGGLCAKFSDLASMLDAKYMIMIDADGTYPPRYIPDVISALEGGADVVMGSRFKGNIAEGAMTPLNHFGNIVLSDVATLLYQHPCTDLCTGMWGFNAHALRTLELDSKHFELEAEMFAESVKKGLKLEEIAINYLPRAGETKLVPLKAGVTIMTKLMERRFWSAHGEFDMKVVRRAENAASRLSAHHI; this is translated from the coding sequence GTGACCGCGAGCAAGATAGTGGTAATGATCCCGGCGCTCAACGAGGAGCGCAGCATCGGGAAGGTTATCGACGATATTCCACGCAAGGAACTGATGAGCAAGGGATTTGAGGTTCGTGTTGTCGTGGTCGATGGACAGTCGACCGACAGGACCCTCGCCATCGCCCGGGAGAAGGGCGCTTACGTTCTTGTCCAAAAGGGGAAGGGCAAGGGATTGGGAGTACGGCAGGCAATTGCATTGTGCGATCCCCGCGAGGTGGTACCGAAGGTCCTCGCCCTGACCGGCGGCCTGTGCGCCAAGTTCTCTGACCTTGCATCAATGCTCGACGCCAAGTACATGATCATGATCGATGCCGACGGCACCTACCCGCCCCGGTACATACCTGACGTCATTTCCGCCCTAGAGGGCGGGGCCGACGTCGTCATGGGTTCCCGCTTCAAGGGGAACATCGCCGAGGGGGCCATGACTCCCCTGAATCACTTCGGCAACATCGTGCTCAGCGACGTCGCCACACTGCTATACCAGCACCCGTGCACCGACCTGTGCACCGGCATGTGGGGCTTCAACGCCCATGCCCTGCGGACCCTCGAGCTGGACTCCAAGCACTTCGAGCTGGAGGCCGAGATGTTCGCCGAGTCGGTGAAGAAGGGGCTCAAGCTGGAGGAGATCGCAATCAACTACCTGCCTCGGGCGGGGGAGACCAAGCTGGTGCCCCTGAAGGCCGGTGTCACCATCATGACCAAGCTGATGGAGAGGCGGTTCTGGAGCGCTCATGGCGAGTTCGACATGAAGGTGGTCAGGCGGGCCGAGAATGCCGCGTCGCGGCTGTCCGCCCACCACATCTAG
- a CDS encoding glycosyltransferase family 4 protein, which translates to MKIGLVNLITKTADVQADASVMRTQGLRPGTDTDLNIVETGRRLVKRGHDVTVFVADTYRPERSGDLGGVRIEYIPTRLARVFPPSLAPLTPSLLKDIPRMRLDVVQSGEIFQPGTVLTWKASRDGPGMYIWQELDIYMQGPMGWAQKQFYRTLGKAVVRGCRRLIPRSCSAANHLRQAGVPADRIAPVVHSGVDTAVYRPLHKGDSRARFGIDEDRNVLLSIGRMHENKGMDLLVQAMARLQASDPECLLILKGTGPQENALRAMVRDLDLIDNVRIMTDRLDQADMAKLYNCADLLTITSRTDLFPFTAIESIACGVPVATSFARGLKSDMVDHGAGAMLSPEPQQMATDLLCLLEDPVRLDHMGSKARELALKDFSFEVGADRLVSIYSEGME; encoded by the coding sequence ATGAAGATCGGACTGGTCAACCTCATAACCAAGACCGCGGACGTCCAAGCCGACGCCTCGGTGATGCGAACGCAGGGCCTCCGTCCTGGTACCGACACCGACCTCAACATCGTGGAGACCGGGAGGAGACTGGTAAAGCGCGGTCATGACGTCACCGTCTTCGTCGCCGATACGTACCGTCCAGAGCGGAGCGGTGACCTCGGCGGGGTCAGGATCGAATATATCCCCACGCGCCTGGCCAGGGTGTTCCCGCCATCCCTCGCCCCGTTGACCCCCTCGCTGCTCAAGGACATCCCCCGGATGAGACTGGACGTGGTGCAGTCGGGAGAGATCTTCCAGCCGGGCACGGTGCTCACCTGGAAGGCCTCCCGGGACGGTCCGGGCATGTATATCTGGCAGGAGCTGGATATTTACATGCAGGGTCCCATGGGGTGGGCCCAGAAGCAGTTCTACCGCACCCTGGGGAAGGCGGTGGTGAGGGGCTGCCGCAGGCTGATCCCTCGCTCCTGCTCAGCGGCGAACCACCTCCGCCAGGCTGGGGTGCCCGCGGACCGCATCGCCCCCGTCGTCCACTCCGGCGTCGACACCGCCGTCTACCGGCCGCTCCACAAGGGCGACTCCCGCGCCCGCTTCGGCATAGACGAGGACCGCAACGTCTTGTTGTCCATCGGCCGGATGCACGAGAACAAGGGCATGGATCTGCTGGTACAGGCCATGGCCCGGCTGCAGGCCAGCGATCCGGAGTGTTTGCTCATCCTCAAGGGTACCGGACCTCAGGAGAATGCCCTGAGAGCGATGGTCAGGGATCTCGACCTCATAGATAACGTCCGCATCATGACCGACCGGCTGGACCAAGCAGATATGGCCAAGCTTTACAACTGCGCGGACCTGCTTACCATCACTTCCCGCACCGACCTGTTCCCGTTCACCGCCATCGAGTCCATCGCCTGCGGGGTGCCCGTGGCAACCTCCTTCGCCCGCGGGCTGAAGAGCGACATGGTGGACCACGGTGCGGGGGCCATGCTGTCCCCCGAACCGCAACAGATGGCCACCGACCTGCTGTGCCTCCTGGAGGACCCCGTTCGGCTCGATCACATGGGTTCGAAGGCCCGTGAGCTGGCGCTAAAGGACTTCAGCTTCGAGGTCGGAGCTGACCGGCTGGTAAGCATATACTCGGAGGGGATGGAATGA
- a CDS encoding glycosyltransferase family 4 protein — translation MKIAFIPKVEVDPVNSERTPKLLYLLSQWFEVLPVATGALDKKVFDQSGNRFSRYIMFVLNEMAIAWSTLRQGKKEGVSAVFAEGTYYSLAGGLAARILDVPMIWDNHGNIKDFSATLGKSRFFLRGNLLLERFLVRLASKVLVVSGREVEAYRALGFDTSKFEVLPTCADMALVDSRMHSRKDARKALGVDDDVKLVLFFGTLKYMPNLDAAQYIAREMYPQVAAEVAGVEVFIAGSGKLGEDAPAGVRMLGFVPDLYLWLSAADVCIAPMWKGVGILTKVIDMLSAGRATVVSPLALEGIPELEHGTNCLVGKDHQDFARQVIALLEDPPRAERLGREGRELVASSYSWEVVAPRLRSLVTSLSKDRQVHN, via the coding sequence ATGAAGATCGCGTTCATACCGAAGGTGGAGGTGGACCCCGTGAACTCGGAGCGCACTCCCAAGCTGTTATACCTGCTGTCGCAGTGGTTCGAGGTCCTTCCCGTGGCGACCGGCGCGCTGGACAAGAAGGTGTTCGATCAGTCGGGTAACCGCTTCTCCCGCTACATCATGTTCGTCCTCAACGAGATGGCCATCGCCTGGTCCACTCTGCGCCAGGGTAAGAAGGAAGGCGTGTCTGCGGTGTTCGCCGAGGGCACCTACTACTCGCTCGCCGGAGGCTTGGCGGCTAGAATACTGGACGTCCCTATGATCTGGGACAACCATGGCAACATCAAGGACTTTTCTGCCACCCTGGGCAAGAGCCGTTTCTTCCTCCGGGGCAACCTTCTCCTGGAGCGCTTCCTGGTGCGTCTGGCCAGCAAGGTTCTGGTGGTGTCCGGGCGGGAGGTCGAGGCCTACCGCGCTCTGGGCTTCGACACCTCGAAGTTCGAGGTCCTGCCGACCTGCGCAGACATGGCCCTCGTCGACTCCCGGATGCATAGTCGGAAGGACGCCCGGAAGGCCCTGGGTGTCGATGACGATGTCAAGCTGGTCCTCTTCTTCGGAACCCTCAAGTACATGCCCAACCTCGACGCCGCCCAATACATCGCCCGGGAGATGTATCCTCAGGTGGCGGCCGAGGTCGCGGGAGTGGAAGTGTTCATCGCCGGCTCCGGGAAGCTTGGCGAGGACGCCCCAGCCGGGGTCAGGATGCTGGGCTTTGTTCCCGACCTGTACCTGTGGCTATCCGCCGCGGACGTTTGCATCGCCCCCATGTGGAAAGGCGTCGGCATACTCACCAAGGTCATCGACATGCTCTCGGCCGGCCGGGCCACCGTGGTCAGCCCCCTGGCTCTGGAGGGCATCCCCGAGCTGGAGCATGGGACCAACTGCCTGGTGGGAAAGGACCACCAGGATTTCGCCCGGCAGGTCATCGCCCTGCTGGAGGATCCCCCGAGGGCGGAGCGGCTGGGGCGGGAGGGCCGCGAACTGGTGGCCTCCTCGTACTCCTGGGAGGTCGTCGCTCCCCGCTTGCGTTCGTTGGTGACGTCCCTGTCCAAGGACCGACAAGTTCATAACTAG
- a CDS encoding DUF1616 domain-containing protein — protein sequence MVMKAGRVIIGPGRPWDLLIVCLLVVAAMLLSITGTAGPLRWTIAFLAVFFCPGYAIVSALFPGRKALLSQTTIVRREEHLLDITFLERVVLGVGLSAAIMALAGTILTRGILNFTETVVGVETVLITFVASLIALLRRSSLPRGDQFAIVTHIKKRMPYSAAEMGVAVIIIAAVMVLSVVLVNGLNARATSEPYSEFAVTGSDGQLSHLPSVLARNQAGLIKVTVISHMGTSANFQLTLSLENTSGTGTIFDPSQQVTVTTGQPRSYSFNLDDGERWDSVISFVIPVTGEKTLYLTLNDGREVKTLWLPLTIT from the coding sequence ATGGTAATGAAGGCGGGGAGGGTCATCATAGGGCCGGGTAGGCCATGGGACCTGCTTATCGTCTGCTTGCTGGTAGTAGCGGCGATGCTGTTGTCGATCACCGGGACGGCTGGCCCGTTGAGGTGGACCATCGCCTTCCTGGCGGTGTTCTTCTGTCCCGGTTACGCCATCGTATCGGCGCTCTTCCCCGGTCGAAAGGCACTGCTGTCCCAGACCACCATCGTGCGCCGGGAGGAGCATCTGCTCGACATTACCTTCCTGGAGCGCGTCGTGCTGGGGGTCGGGCTGTCCGCCGCGATCATGGCATTGGCCGGGACGATCCTGACCCGGGGCATTCTGAACTTCACCGAGACGGTGGTGGGGGTGGAGACCGTGCTCATCACCTTCGTGGCCTCCCTTATCGCCCTGCTGCGCCGTTCCAGCCTTCCCCGGGGGGACCAGTTTGCGATAGTCACCCATATTAAGAAGCGCATGCCGTACTCGGCGGCGGAGATGGGGGTGGCGGTCATCATCATCGCTGCGGTGATGGTGCTCTCGGTCGTCCTCGTGAACGGACTGAATGCCCGGGCTACCTCGGAGCCCTACTCGGAGTTCGCGGTGACCGGGTCGGACGGCCAACTGTCGCATCTTCCCAGCGTGCTGGCGAGGAACCAGGCAGGGCTCATCAAGGTCACGGTGATCTCTCACATGGGAACGTCGGCTAACTTCCAGTTGACGCTGTCCCTGGAGAACACCTCGGGGACGGGCACCATCTTCGATCCCTCCCAACAGGTGACGGTCACCACCGGCCAGCCAAGATCGTATTCCTTCAATCTCGACGATGGCGAGAGGTGGGACTCGGTGATCTCCTTTGTTATTCCGGTGACGGGGGAGAAGACCCTGTATCTCACCCTGAACGACGGACGGGAGGTGAAGACCCTTTGGCTTCCCTTGACTATTACCTAG
- a CDS encoding CPBP family intramembrane glutamic endopeptidase, with translation MGADALERPVLIYQGKTSHEVHRELLWPVLGTLVAPLVLGCLSVYLFRLSGSGTAVALALAFLMIGLLACTTLVLFPQREEVAASASAVALVLSVAFLIVLLPSSGLIYADEAAMVVAAGGAVLLYLRKVEMPTIGLTRLRESSVAVVFLLPIGLALAESLFLGLRFWESYHIGSSTILLVPMLAAWGFIEEGLFRGVLLRSSVPLLGTRGALLLSSFLYAAFMLLWGSLPFALFSFALGWLMGVLYLRSRSLMYVGTVHALTDTWMVISFIVLGIGVN, from the coding sequence GTGGGGGCTGATGCTCTGGAACGTCCTGTTCTGATCTACCAGGGGAAGACGTCCCACGAGGTCCATCGCGAGCTTTTATGGCCGGTGCTGGGGACGCTCGTCGCCCCTCTAGTATTAGGATGTCTCTCCGTCTACCTGTTCCGACTGTCGGGGTCCGGAACGGCGGTGGCTCTAGCCCTTGCGTTCCTCATGATCGGCCTCCTGGCCTGCACCACCTTGGTCCTCTTCCCCCAGCGCGAAGAGGTGGCGGCCTCGGCCTCGGCGGTGGCCCTGGTGCTGTCGGTGGCGTTCTTAATCGTCCTGCTCCCCAGTTCAGGTTTGATCTACGCCGACGAGGCGGCGATGGTGGTCGCCGCCGGGGGGGCGGTGTTGCTGTACCTGCGGAAGGTGGAGATGCCCACCATCGGCCTTACCCGGCTGAGGGAGAGCTCGGTGGCGGTGGTGTTCCTCCTGCCTATCGGTCTGGCCTTGGCCGAATCCCTGTTCCTGGGCCTGCGGTTCTGGGAAAGCTATCACATCGGCTCCTCGACCATCTTATTGGTGCCCATGCTGGCAGCCTGGGGTTTCATCGAGGAGGGCCTGTTCCGGGGCGTCCTGCTCCGATCGTCGGTGCCCCTGTTGGGTACCCGCGGGGCATTATTGCTCTCATCCTTCCTGTACGCCGCGTTCATGCTGCTGTGGGGCTCCCTGCCCTTCGCCCTGTTCTCCTTCGCTCTGGGCTGGCTCATGGGCGTCCTCTACCTCCGGTCGCGTAGCCTTATGTACGTGGGTACCGTTCACGCGCTCACCGACACCTGGATGGTCATCTCGTTCATCGTGTTGGGAATAGGAGTAAATTAA